From the genome of Adlercreutzia equolifaciens DSM 19450:
GAGCTGGACGAGCTGCCCGAGCTGGTCGCTTTCGCCGACCGCCTGGAAGCGGCGACCTTGGCCACCATCGAGGCCGGCGAGATGACCGGCGACCTTGCCCGCATCACGACGCTGCCGAACCCGACGACCCTTTCCACCGGCGAGTTCATCCAGGCCATCGCCAAACGCCTGGCCGCCTAAACGGCTCCGCGCTGTCCCCGTTCGAAAGGCCCGACCGCATCCAGTCAGCGGTCGGGCCTTTTTCGTTCTCCCCAATTTGGAAAAGGCGCTTTTCTGGAATACGGGATTTGGAGAATGTGCTTTTTTGGCCCAGAAAATTGGAAAATGTGCCTTTTTGATTTCGCAAAACGACCTATTTGATCTGCGAAAACTTGAGAAATCCCAGCTCAGAAAGGTGAACAAAAAAGCACATTTTCCAACTTCGAGGCTCGCAAACCCTCCCGTTATGGCTGGCTGCGGTCGGGCCTTTCCTTGTCCAGCTACTTCGCGAGTGCGCGGGGGAGCGCCTCGGGGTTCACGCAGGCCTCGGGGGTGCGGCCGAGCACAACGTCGATGGCGTTTTGGGTGCAGCGGCGCCGCAGCTCGACGGCGGACTCCTCCGACCAATAGGCGGCGTGCGAGGTGAGCACGGTGTGGGGCGCGTGCATGATGGGGGCGTCCGGCGAGACCGGCTCGTGCTCGAACACGTCGATGCCAGCGCCCCAGAGCTCGCCTGCGCAAAGGGCGGCAGCCACGGCGTCGTTGTCGATGACCGCGCCACGCGAGGTGTTCACCACGATGGCGTCGTCTTTCATGAGCTTGATGTTGTCGGCGTTCAGCAAATGATGGGTTGCCGGCACGAGCGCCGTGTGGAAGCTGACCACGTCGGCGGTCTTCAGCAGCTCCTCGAGGGTTGCGTAGGGAAAGTCCTCCGGCGTGAAGTGGCCAGGGGTGCCCTTGTGGTCCCATACCACGACGTTGAACCCGAGCCCGCGCGCTTTCCGGGCCACCGCACGGCCGATGTTGCCGTAGCCCACGACGCCGAAGGTGCGCCCGTGCACCTGGCCCAGGGGACGGCGGCGATGGAAGTCCCAGATGCCGGCGCGCATGTCGGCATCGATCTCGTTGATGCGCCGCAGGCACGCGAGCGCAAGCGCGATGGCGTGATCGCTTACCACTTCCGTGCCGTAGCCGGGCACGTTGCACACGGCGCATCCGTCGGCTGTGGCCGCCGCAACATCGATGTTGTCTACCCCGGTGCCGGTCTTGCTGACCACCTTCAGCTGAGGAAGCGCCGCAAACACCTCGGCGGTGAAGCGCCCGTAGGAGGTGATGGCGCCATCGGCCCCGTGCAAATGCTCGATGATCTCGGCGGGGGTGCGGTTGCGGGCATCGTCGAAGCTCTTGAACTGGATGCCGGCCGCTTCCACCATCTTTCGTTCAAAGTCGCAGTCATCGAAATCGAAGTCCGCCATCACGATCGTTGCCATGAGATGCCTCCCGAATGCTTGCCCGCTACACCTATTGCTTGAGCGCCATTGTAGCGGTGCTTCAGGTGATTGCGTCTCCGGAGCGTGTCTCTTCACTGAATGAAAATGTCCCCAAGAATGGGCTTGGGGATCTCGCGTTCGCGAAACTTGTCAGAATCGGTGGTATGCGCTTACGCGGGAGCCCGCTAAAGGCTGTCACGTTTCCCGCGGCCGAAAAAAGTTGCGGGGGTTGACAATCGTGGTATGATATGGGGCTGTACTTGTACCGCCAACATGTGAGGAAGTTAGTCAATGGATTTGGCCAAGCAGGCAAAGATCGTCGATGGCATTCATGATACCTTGAATGATTTCGTCGGTCAACGATTGAAAGTGCGCGCCAACATGGGCCGTTCGAAGATCGTCGAAAGCGAAGGCGTGCTGACGCAGGTTCATCCGCAGCTGTTCATCATGGAGGTCGACCGCAAGCGCGGCCGCACCGCTCGCCAGTCTTACCAGTACGTCGACGTGCTCACCGGCATGGTTGAGCTGTCCCAGAACGGCGAGCCGCTGTTCGCGCCGTTCGTGGACGAGTCGATGGAGCTGGTGGATTACCCGTTGGAAGAGCGTGTGGTCTCTTAAGCGAAACGGTTGACAATCGTTTCGAAATCGGGCAAACTACTGCCTTGCGCGAAAGCGCACACCTTCGTGGGGATGTAGCTCAGCTGGGAGAGCATCACGTTCGCAACGTGGGGGTCGTGGGTTCGAATCCCATCATCTCCACCACGGAAATGACGCGGGCCTCGGGAAACCGGGGCCCGCTTTGTTTTGCCGGCATTCCATCCGTAGGGGGCGACCTTGGTCGCCCCTTGCCAGGAGCGGGGGTCGGCTGCAAATTGGGAGGGCGGCGCAAGTACCGCCCCTACGAGAGGCGAGCGGAAGGGGATGCCGATGGATGCAACAACGGGCAAGGCGCTGATGCGGGCGCAGTTCAAGGCGGTGCGCGAGGGGCTTATCCCAGGGGAGCGGCGCGCCATCGATGAGGCGATCGCGCGGAATGTGGCGGCGCTGCTGGAGTTCGCGGCGGCGGACGCGGTGTTCACCTATCTGAGCTTCGGTGCGGAAGTGGATACGCGCGGGCTCATCCAGCGCGCGTGGGAAGCGGGGAAAACCGTGTGCCTGCCGCGCGTTGTTCCGGGCACGCGCGAGATGCGCTGGTATACGGTGCAATCCCTCGACAGGCTCGTGCGCAGCTCCTTCGGCGTGGAAGAACCCCCTGACGACCCCTCTCGTGAAGTGCATCCCGCCGACTTCGCCCGTCCCGTGGCTCTTGTGCCCGGGCTTGCCTTCGACCGCGAAGGCTTCCGTCTGGGCTACGGCGGCGGCTTCTACGACACGTTCCTGCCTGCTTTCCCCGGCACCTCCATCGGTCTCATCCGCGCCTGCCAGCTGGTCGAGCGGCTCGCCGTGCGAGACGTCCATGATGCACCCGTCAACATCGTTGCGTTAGAGCAAGGCAGTGCATACGTTGCGAACCGGTAGAAAGGGCTGTTCTCGGACGTTGGTCGTAGCACGAGGCACCTTTTTGCCACAATCGTAGAAGAACTCCGACAAAAAGACGCTTCGTGCTACGGCTGATGGGTTCAAATCAGACAAAAAACCGTAGCACGACATGGGTTTTTGCCAAAACGAAGTAGCACGAGGGGACATAATGCCCAAATCGGTGGTGATGCTTGGCAAAAAGGCGTGTCGTGCTACGGGTGACGGCTGAGACCGCAGCAGCTATCGCCGCCTACCCGAACCATGCTCGTGCCAGGGCGGCGATGCCGGGGCGGATGTCCGCTTCCGCAATGGAGGAGAAGCCCACGAGCACGACGCCTCCGGTGGCGCGCGCGGGGTCGGCCCAGTATTTCTTGGTGGGGTACACCGCCACATCGGCGGCGGCTGCGGCGGCCACGAGCTCGTCCTGGCTGCGCCCGTCGCGCACGCGCACGAGCAGGTGAAGCCCCGTGCCGCATTCCAGCACGTCCACCTTCCCGCCCATGTACTCGCGCAGCGCCGCCGTGAGCGCGTCGTACTTGCGGCGGTTTCTCGTCTGCACGCGACGGAGGTGGCGATCCCACGAGCCGTCGGTCATGAAGCGCGCGAGCACCTGCTGGTTGAGCCAGGGCACCGGCGAGTACGAGCTGGCGAAGGCCTCGCGCCATCGCTTAAGAAGGGGCGTGGGCAGCACGAGGTAGTTCATCCGCAAAGCGGGCGAGAGCGATTTCGAGAACGTGCCCATGTAGATCACGCGCCCCCGGGCGTCCATGGAGGCCAGCGGTGCCAGCGAGCGCTCCCGGTAACGGAAGTCGCGGCAGTAGTCGTCCTCCAGGATGTAGGCGTCGGCGCTCTCAGCCCACGCGAGCACACGCTCGCGCACATCGGTCGGCATGATGCGGCAGGTGGGAAACTGGCTCGAGGGGGTGAGGTAGGCCAGGCGCGCCCCCGAGGACTCGAGGTCGGAGAGGAACATGCGGACATCGTCGGTCACCCGGCAGGGCTTGATGGCGAAGCGCGCCCGTTCAATGACCGAGCGCACGCCGTCGTAGCCGGGGTCTTCTATGGCCACGGTGTCCCGGGCCGCATCGAAGAGGGTCAGCAGGTTCTGGACGCTGGTCTGCGTGCCGCCCTGCACGACGATTTGCTCGGGGGTGCAATCGATGTCGCGCTGCGTGACCAGCCGCCACGCGATGGCCGCGCGCAGACTCTCCTCCCCGAACGGGTCGTTGTAGGCGTCGCAGCCGGCGGCTTCCACCGACAGCAGGATGTCGTCGGTGATGGCCCGCCAGGCGGTGGCGGGGAAGGTGCCGGGCTCCAGGTTGCCATAGGTGAAGTCGTAGCGGGCTTTCCGCCGGGAACCTCCCAGCAGCACGGCGCAGGAGGGCGCCGAGGCGTCCGGCTGCAGGTAGGCCACATTCTGCACGACGTACCCGCTGCCGGGGCGGCTTGCCACGTAGCCTTCCTGCACGAGCAGATGATAGGCCTGCTCGACGGTGTTGCGCGCGCAGCCCAAATCGGCCGCCAGCCCCCGGATGGAGGGGAGGCGCGAGCCGGTGGGATAGGTGCCGCTCTCGATGCCTTCCCGCAGCTGGGCCTCCAGCTGGCGGTAGAAGGGGGTGTCGCTGTGCTCGTCCAGATGCATGGGGCCTCCCGGTTGTGAATCGCGCTCCCTCTCCGCGTTGCCATGGTTGGGGGAGGACGGTTCTTTATTTCCTGAGTGAGAAGCTTAGCAAATGTGAAAGCCCCATGAAGGTGTCCCCCTCAGGTTTTTCAACCGTCCCCATGAAATAACGGGCAACTGTCCCTTCGCGATGGGGACGGTTGCCGTCTAGACTGTGCGCCGAAACAATCCGGTTCGAGAGAGAGTCGCGCGAGCGCCGGCGAGACCGTTGCGGAAAAGGTGCCGCAGCGCGCTGCCCGTGCGCCGGCCGCACGAACAAACAGAGGGGGTTCGGCTATGCGTTTGACGGGAATCGCCGCCTTGGCCGCCGCGGGCGTCTTCGCGGCGAGCACGGTCGCCTCCGCCGCGCCGTCGCCATTGCCGTTGCTGCGGCCGCCCGGCGCCGGCGCGCCCGAGCACTTCGCCGCGCGCTGTGTGCGCTGTGGGCGCTGTCTTGAGGCGTGCCCCTACCAGGCCATTCATGCGGCCCCTCTAAACGCGGGGCGCGAGGCTTCCACGCCCTTCGTGAACGCGCGGGCCCAGGCCTGCCGCCTGTGCGTGGAATTTCCCTGCGCGGCGGCCTGCCCCACGGGCGCGTTGGACGTGCCTGCCGAGCGCCGCGACGCCGGCATGGGCGTGGCCGTCATCAACGAGGACACCTGCCTGTCGTTTCAGGGCATGCGCTGCGAGGTGTGCTATCGCGCCTGCCCGCTCATCGACGAGGCCATCACCATCGACTACCGGCCCCGCGAGGGCGACGATATCCACGCGGTGTTCGCACCGCAGGTGGTGCCCGATGTGTGCCCGGGATGCGGCCTGTGCGAGCAGCGCTGCCCGGTGAGCGATCCTGCGCCCGCCATTGTGGTGGTGCCCGCAGGCGCCCAAGAGGAAACCTACGTGGCCCGTCGCAACGGCGCGGCCTAGCAGATACGCAAAGGCGGGGCGATGCGACGCCCTCGACCGAAAGGGAGGAACAAGATGGAACTGACTCGACGCACCTTCGTTAAGAGCACCGCCGTGGCCCTCGCCTCGGCGGCCGCCGCCGGCACTATGGCCGGCTGCTCGTCGCTCGCCGGCACCGGCGGGGATGCGGCAACCTCGGGTGGCGACTCCGTGAAGACCGTGGGCGTGTGCCGCTTCTGCGGCTGCGGCTGCGGCGTCATCGTGGAGGCCAAGGACGGCAAGGTGATCTCGGTCACGGGCGACCCGGAGAACGGCTCGAGCCGCGGCCTGAACTGCGTGAAGGGCTACTACTTGGCCGGCGCGCTGTACGGCGAGGATCGCCTGACCACCCCGCTCATCCGCGATGACAAGTCCACCAAGGGCACGCCCGACGGCCTGCGCGAGGCCACCTGGGACGAGGCGCTCGATCTGGTGGCGGGCAAGCTCCGCGACACGTGGAAGGCCGACAAGAGCCGCCTGGCGTTCTGGGGAAGCGGCCAGCAGCCCATCGTGGAGGGCTACTGCACGGCGAAGTTCTGGAAGGCGGGCCTGCTCTCCAACAACATCGACCCCAACGCGCGTCTGTGCATGGCCTCGGCCGTCGTGGGCTTCATGAACGTCTTCCAGACCGACGAGCCGGCCGGCTGCTATGCCGACATCGACGAGACCGACGTCTTCGTCACCTGGGGCGCCAACATGGCCGAGGCCCATCCCATGCTGTACTCGCGCCTGACGGCCCGCAAGCTCGCCGACGAGGCCGTGCGCCACTACGACGTGACCACCATGACCACCCGCACCTCGGCCTCGGCCGACAAGGTGCTCACCTTCCGCCCGGGCAGCGACATCGCCATCGCCAACGCCATCGCGAACTACCTCATCGTGAACGACAAGTACGACCACGACTTCGTGGCCGACCACGTGCAGTTCAAGCAGGGCACCGAGAACATCGGCAACGCCACCGACGACGGCTACGACAAGAGCGACATCGGCCAGGCCGTCGACAATGTGGAGCCCATCACTTTCGAAGCCTTCGCCGCGCGTCTGGCCCCCTACACCCTGGAGTACGCCTCCGAGCTTTCCGGCGTGCCGGCCGAGGATATCCAGGAGCTGGCCGAGGTGTTCGCCGACAAGAGCCGCAAGGTGCTCTCGCTTTGGACCATGGGCGTGAACCAGCACAACCGCGGCACCTGGATGAACCACTGCATTTACAACATCCACTTGCTCACCGGTCGCTACGCCCGTCCCGGCGACGGCGCCTTCTCGCTGACCGGCCAGCCCACGGCCTGCGGAACGGCTCGCGAGGTGGGCACCTTCTCGCACCGCCTTCCCGCCGACCTGGTGGTGAAGAACCCGGATCACCGCCGCTATACCGAGGCCATTTGGGACTTGCCCAACGGCTACCTGGACGCCATCGAGAAACCCGGTTACCACACAGTGAAGATGTTCCGCGAACTTTCCAAGGGCGGCATCGATTTCCTCTGGAGCGCCCACAACAACTGGGCCGTGTCGATGCCCAACCTCACCCGTTTCCTCGGGCGCGGCGACCTGAAGGGAATCAACGACGCCTTCATCTGCGTGTCCGAGGTGTATCCGACGCTGTCCTGCCAGTACGCCGACGTGGTGCTGCCGGCGGCCATGTGGGTCGAGCGCGAGGGCGCCTTCGGTAACGGCGAGCGCCGCACGGCCGTGTTCGAGAAGGCCGTGGACGCCCCGGGCGAGGCCAAGTGGGATCTCTGGATGCTCATGGAAGTGGCCAAGCGCGTGCTGGCCGGCGAGCAGATCGGCGGCGAGGACGCCTTCAACCACCTGTTCGGCGCCTGGTACGACGCCGAGGCCGGCGCTTTCAAGGGTACCGACCGCGAGGTGTGCTCGAGCATCTGGGAGGAGTACCGCACCTTCAGCAACCCGAGCCTGAACCCGGATGCCGAGGCCATCAACGCCGAGGCGAAGCTGAAGATGGAGGCCAAGCAGCTGGCCCCCTACGAGGAGTACATTCACAACCACGGCCTCACCTGGCCCGTGCGCGAGGTGGACGGGAAGTGGCTGCCGACGCTGTGGCGCTTCTGCGACGGCCCCCAGGAGGACGGCTTCGACCAGTACGGCGTGGAAACCTACGGTGAGCACGACAAGGCCGGCGGCGTGAGCTTCTACAAATCCGCCGACAAGAAGCCCTCGGCGGTGTTCCGCCCCTACGAGCCGCCGGCGGAGGAGCCCAGCGACGAGTATCCGTTCTGGTTCTGCACGGGTCGTCTGCTGGAGCACTGGCACACCGGATCGATGACCCGTCGCGTGCCCGAGCTCAATCGCGCGCTGCCCGAGGCGCTGCTGGACATGAACCCGGCCGACTGCGAGCGCCTCGGCGTGACCGACGGCGATCGCGTGCGCCTCACCTCGCGCTTCGGCACCTGCGACATCACGGTGTCCACGGCCGGCCGCACTCGGCCCCCCGCGGGCATGGTGTTCGCGCCGTTCTTCGCGGAGGAGACGTTGATCAACCTCGTGGTGCAGGACACCTACTGCCCGCTTTCGAAAGAGCCCGATTTCAAGAAGACCTGCGTTTCCATCGAGAAGATTTAAGGAGGGGTACCCATGCGGACCATGAAGAAGTCGAAGATGATCTGCGCCGCCGTGCTGACCGGCGTGCTGGGGGCCGCGGCGCTGGCCGGGTGCGCCCACAAGACGGCCGACACCGGTGCCACCTACAATCCCGGGGAGCCGCCGCTCATGACGGCGAGCCACGAGGGCCGCTACGAGAGCCTGGGCGCGGCCGGCTGCTTCGGCTGCCACGGCGGCAGCGACGAGGTGGAGGTGTTCCTGGCGGCCGCCACGCCGCTGCCTGCCGACCACTATGTGGGCGGGGATGTGTCCACCCACGAGATCGACGGCCCTCGCGCCGAGTGCATCACCTGCCATCCGGTGGCCCAGGAGTAGGTCATGGAAGACGAGAAGGTGGTCATCTCCTCGCTGGTGGTGGAGGCGCGGCCGGAATCGGTGGATGCGGTGGCGCGGGCCCTGGCGGCTATGGAGGGGGTGGAGATGCACGAGGTGAACGGGTACAAGATCGTCGTCACCATCGAGGCTTCCTCCACCGGCGCCTCGCACGAGATTTCGAGCCGGTTCATTCAGATTCCAGGGGTGCTGAACGTGAATCTCGTGTACGTCAACTTTGAGGATGAGACACTCGGGTAGCGACTCTCCGCCGGTCGGGACCACGGGGTATTCTGATTCGCTCAGACAGTCCTCGCTCGGCGAAACAGCCCACTGGGCTGTTTCGTTCGCTGCGGAACTCGCTCGGTCAGAACACCCCGTGTTCCCTCTACACATTGCCATTGTTGAGGAGAAAATTGTGACTCGATCCATGGGAAAGATAACGCTGGTGCGGCGGGTGGTGCAGGTTTGCATGTTGGGGCTGTTCTGCTTGCCGCCGCTGCTGGCCGGATGGGGGCTGGCGGGGCTGTTCGCGGGCGGCGACGGGGAAGTGGCGACGCCGGCCGAAGGCGTCTTCTTCGGCAGCCTGTCCTCCTCGAGCGTTGCCGGCGTGCCGTTGTTCGACCCGTTGGGCGCCTTGGAAGTGATGGCGGCGTCGCGCGGCTTGCTGGCGGCTTCGGCGCTTACGGGCGCTCTGCTTATCGTTGTGGTCTACGGGCTCGTGCGCGGGCGCGCCTTTTGCGGCTGGGTGTGCCCGGTGAACCTCATCGGCGAGGGCGTGGATGCGGCTCGTCGACGGCTCGGCATCGAAGTGCCCGAGCGCACGGTGCCGCGGCGCGCGAAGATCGGTGTGGCAGTGGCGGTGGTGCTGCTGTCGGTCCTCGTGGGCTTTCCCGTCTTCGAGCTGATCTCGCCCATCGGCGCGGTGAACAAGGGCCTCGTGTTCGGCGGCTTTGCCGGGGCGGGCACGCTTTTGGCCATCGTCATCGCCGAGCTGCTCGTCAGCCGCCGTCTGTGGTGCCGAGCGCTTTGCCCCTTGGGCGGCACCTTCCAAGTGCTCGGGCGCGCGGGCCAGGTGAACGTTGCCATCGATCACGACGCCTGCATTCACTGCGACAAGTGCACCCGGGTCTGTCTCGCCGATCCCGAGATCCTCGCACCGGTGCTGACGGGGGAGGATGCGATCGTGCGTGCCGGCGACTGCATGGCCTGCGGTGCCTGCGTTGACACGTGCCCCACTTCCGCCCTGCGCTTTCGTTTTGGGCGCCCCCGCCGTTCCCAAAAGGGTACCGAAAGCGGATCGGCGAGAAGTCGCAAAGACGTTGATGTCGCAGTGACGGTTGCAGCCGGGGGAATCGGCTCGCCGGACATCCCTTCCCGAGAAGAAATGTAAGCAAGGTGTAACCGTCCCCTTCCTCCGCTGTTGCTGTCCCCATGAATATGAGTGAAACTGTCCCTTTTCGGTGATGGGACCCACGGCGTAAGCTTGGGCTATCGTTGCGGCCGTCCAGGGCGCGGCCGCCCGTGAGACAAGCGATCAAAAGGAGGGACCATGAAACGATCGACGTTCAAGACGGCGGCCGTCGCGGCAGGTACCGTGGCGCTCGTCGCGGCGCTGGCCGCCTGTGCGCCGGCCGCCCAGGAACCGGCGGCGGCGCCGTCCGGGGGAGGAAGCGACGCCCCCGCGGCCGCGGCTCCCGCCGAGACCCCCGAGCCCGATTCCTTCGGCGTCGTGGTAGCGGAATCTTGGAAGGACATCTATCCCAACGAGTACCAGACCTATATGGCCAACGAGTCCAACAGCCCCCAGGGCAAGCAGGACTACCTGACCGAGTACCCGGAGCTGGTGACCATGTACGCCGGCTACGGCTTCGCCAAGGGCTACGACGAGGCGGCGGGGCATCCCTACAGCCTGCAGTCCGTGGCCGAGACGCCCCGCGTGAACGAGAACACGCTGGCCAACTGCATCACCTGCAAGACGCCCCAGTACACCGCTATGGTGAACTCCGAGGGCGATTCGGCCTACCAGAAGCCCTTCGCCGAGGTGCTCATGCAGATGACCGAGCCCATCAGCTGCTACAACTGCCATGAGAACGACCCGACGAAGACCACGGTCACCCAGAAGTTCTTCGTGAATTCCATGGGTTCCGATGTGGATAAGGTCTCCACCGATTCCCAGGTGTGCGGCCAGTGCCACAACGAGTACTACTTCGCCCCCGAGACCAAGGCCACCACGAATCCCTACACGGGGCTCGAGGGCATGACCGCCGAGGCCATTCTCGCCTACTACGACGAGATGGGCTTCAAGGATTGGGAGCACACCGAGACCGGCGCCCCCATGCTGAAGGCCCAGCACCCTGAATTCGAGACCATCTACGGCGGCGCGCAGTCCTCCATGGCCAAGCAGGGCTACACCTGCGCCGACTGCCACATGGCCCCCGCCAAGGCCGAGGACGGCACCGAGTACAGCTCCCACAACCTGGTGAACCCCACCGAGGATCCTGCCATCATGGAGAAGTGCGAGGGCTGCCACGCCGACCTGCCCGGGCAGATCGTCCAGTGGCAGAAGGAGACCACCGACCGCGAGCACGAGCTGGCGGCCAAGCTGGACGCCTACATCAAGACCCTGGCAGAGCAGAAGGACTCCCTGGATGAGGCCACTCTGGAGCAGGCTCGCCAGATC
Proteins encoded in this window:
- a CDS encoding NapH/MauN family ferredoxin-type protein, which produces MTRSMGKITLVRRVVQVCMLGLFCLPPLLAGWGLAGLFAGGDGEVATPAEGVFFGSLSSSSVAGVPLFDPLGALEVMAASRGLLAASALTGALLIVVVYGLVRGRAFCGWVCPVNLIGEGVDAARRRLGIEVPERTVPRRAKIGVAVAVVLLSVLVGFPVFELISPIGAVNKGLVFGGFAGAGTLLAIVIAELLVSRRLWCRALCPLGGTFQVLGRAGQVNVAIDHDACIHCDKCTRVCLADPEILAPVLTGEDAIVRAGDCMACGACVDTCPTSALRFRFGRPRRSQKGTESGSARSRKDVDVAVTVAAGGIGSPDIPSREEM
- a CDS encoding C-terminal binding protein translates to MATIVMADFDFDDCDFERKMVEAAGIQFKSFDDARNRTPAEIIEHLHGADGAITSYGRFTAEVFAALPQLKVVSKTGTGVDNIDVAAATADGCAVCNVPGYGTEVVSDHAIALALACLRRINEIDADMRAGIWDFHRRRPLGQVHGRTFGVVGYGNIGRAVARKARGLGFNVVVWDHKGTPGHFTPEDFPYATLEELLKTADVVSFHTALVPATHHLLNADNIKLMKDDAIVVNTSRGAVIDNDAVAAALCAGELWGAGIDVFEHEPVSPDAPIMHAPHTVLTSHAAYWSEESAVELRRRCTQNAIDVVLGRTPEACVNPEALPRALAK
- a CDS encoding chaperone NapD, which produces MEDEKVVISSLVVEARPESVDAVARALAAMEGVEMHEVNGYKIVVTIEASSTGASHEISSRFIQIPGVLNVNLVYVNFEDETLG
- a CDS encoding ammonia-forming cytochrome c nitrite reductase subunit c552 codes for the protein MKRSTFKTAAVAAGTVALVAALAACAPAAQEPAAAPSGGGSDAPAAAAPAETPEPDSFGVVVAESWKDIYPNEYQTYMANESNSPQGKQDYLTEYPELVTMYAGYGFAKGYDEAAGHPYSLQSVAETPRVNENTLANCITCKTPQYTAMVNSEGDSAYQKPFAEVLMQMTEPISCYNCHENDPTKTTVTQKFFVNSMGSDVDKVSTDSQVCGQCHNEYYFAPETKATTNPYTGLEGMTAEAILAYYDEMGFKDWEHTETGAPMLKAQHPEFETIYGGAQSSMAKQGYTCADCHMAPAKAEDGTEYSSHNLVNPTEDPAIMEKCEGCHADLPGQIVQWQKETTDREHELAAKLDAYIKTLAEQKDSLDEATLEQARQIHRHAQFYWDYVMVENSEGAHNPGLAQENLDKCEDELKAGYALLNMTY
- a CDS encoding 4Fe-4S dicluster domain-containing protein, which produces MRLTGIAALAAAGVFAASTVASAAPSPLPLLRPPGAGAPEHFAARCVRCGRCLEACPYQAIHAAPLNAGREASTPFVNARAQACRLCVEFPCAAACPTGALDVPAERRDAGMGVAVINEDTCLSFQGMRCEVCYRACPLIDEAITIDYRPREGDDIHAVFAPQVVPDVCPGCGLCEQRCPVSDPAPAIVVVPAGAQEETYVARRNGAA
- a CDS encoding molybdopterin-dependent oxidoreductase; translated protein: MELTRRTFVKSTAVALASAAAAGTMAGCSSLAGTGGDAATSGGDSVKTVGVCRFCGCGCGVIVEAKDGKVISVTGDPENGSSRGLNCVKGYYLAGALYGEDRLTTPLIRDDKSTKGTPDGLREATWDEALDLVAGKLRDTWKADKSRLAFWGSGQQPIVEGYCTAKFWKAGLLSNNIDPNARLCMASAVVGFMNVFQTDEPAGCYADIDETDVFVTWGANMAEAHPMLYSRLTARKLADEAVRHYDVTTMTTRTSASADKVLTFRPGSDIAIANAIANYLIVNDKYDHDFVADHVQFKQGTENIGNATDDGYDKSDIGQAVDNVEPITFEAFAARLAPYTLEYASELSGVPAEDIQELAEVFADKSRKVLSLWTMGVNQHNRGTWMNHCIYNIHLLTGRYARPGDGAFSLTGQPTACGTAREVGTFSHRLPADLVVKNPDHRRYTEAIWDLPNGYLDAIEKPGYHTVKMFRELSKGGIDFLWSAHNNWAVSMPNLTRFLGRGDLKGINDAFICVSEVYPTLSCQYADVVLPAAMWVEREGAFGNGERRTAVFEKAVDAPGEAKWDLWMLMEVAKRVLAGEQIGGEDAFNHLFGAWYDAEAGAFKGTDREVCSSIWEEYRTFSNPSLNPDAEAINAEAKLKMEAKQLAPYEEYIHNHGLTWPVREVDGKWLPTLWRFCDGPQEDGFDQYGVETYGEHDKAGGVSFYKSADKKPSAVFRPYEPPAEEPSDEYPFWFCTGRLLEHWHTGSMTRRVPELNRALPEALLDMNPADCERLGVTDGDRVRLTSRFGTCDITVSTAGRTRPPAGMVFAPFFAEETLINLVVQDTYCPLSKEPDFKKTCVSIEKI
- a CDS encoding 5-formyltetrahydrofolate cyclo-ligase, yielding MDATTGKALMRAQFKAVREGLIPGERRAIDEAIARNVAALLEFAAADAVFTYLSFGAEVDTRGLIQRAWEAGKTVCLPRVVPGTREMRWYTVQSLDRLVRSSFGVEEPPDDPSREVHPADFARPVALVPGLAFDREGFRLGYGGGFYDTFLPAFPGTSIGLIRACQLVERLAVRDVHDAPVNIVALEQGSAYVANR
- a CDS encoding PLP-dependent aminotransferase family protein, coding for MHLDEHSDTPFYRQLEAQLREGIESGTYPTGSRLPSIRGLAADLGCARNTVEQAYHLLVQEGYVASRPGSGYVVQNVAYLQPDASAPSCAVLLGGSRRKARYDFTYGNLEPGTFPATAWRAITDDILLSVEAAGCDAYNDPFGEESLRAAIAWRLVTQRDIDCTPEQIVVQGGTQTSVQNLLTLFDAARDTVAIEDPGYDGVRSVIERARFAIKPCRVTDDVRMFLSDLESSGARLAYLTPSSQFPTCRIMPTDVRERVLAWAESADAYILEDDYCRDFRYRERSLAPLASMDARGRVIYMGTFSKSLSPALRMNYLVLPTPLLKRWREAFASSYSPVPWLNQQVLARFMTDGSWDRHLRRVQTRNRRKYDALTAALREYMGGKVDVLECGTGLHLLVRVRDGRSQDELVAAAAAADVAVYPTKKYWADPARATGGVVLVGFSSIAEADIRPGIAALARAWFG
- a CDS encoding Veg family protein, with translation MDLAKQAKIVDGIHDTLNDFVGQRLKVRANMGRSKIVESEGVLTQVHPQLFIMEVDRKRGRTARQSYQYVDVLTGMVELSQNGEPLFAPFVDESMELVDYPLEERVVS